One Setaria italica strain Yugu1 chromosome I, Setaria_italica_v2.0, whole genome shotgun sequence DNA window includes the following coding sequences:
- the LOC101761515 gene encoding cysteine desulfurase 1, chloroplastic: MAAAAAAAAALRCCFPGSAIGSSFVRPSSCRRGRHAAAVASSSREAEPAASLGHLTRVDFPILHQEFDGAKLVYFDNGATSQKPFSVMKTLDEYYRSYNSNVHRGIHALSAKATDAYEGARRKVANFVNAADSREIIFTRNATEAINLVAYSWGLSNIKQGDEILLTVAEHHSSIVPWQIVSQKTGATLKYVGLTKEEVPDIEQLKGLLSNKTKMVVVHHVSNVLGSMLPIEEIVTWSKRVGAKVLVDACQSVPHMPVDVQKLGADFLVASSHKMCGPTGVGFMHGTFEMLSSMEPFLGGGEMIADVFYEKSTYAEPPSRFEAGTPAIGEAIGFGAAIDYLSCIGMDQIHEYEKELAMYLYESLLSVPNVRIYGPAPSQTDHRAPLCSFNVENVHPTDIAGILDLQHNVAIRSGHHCAQILHRTLGIDASARASLHFYNTKEEVDIFIHALKDTIDLLTSQH; the protein is encoded by the exons atggcggcggcggcggcggcggcggcggcgctccgctgCTGCTTCCCCGGCTCCGCTATCGGTAGCAGCTTCGTCAGACCCTCTTCCTGCAGGCGGGGCCGACACGCAGCAGCCgtggcgtcgtcgtcgagggaggcggagccggCCGCTTCGCTGGGGCACCTTACCCGCGTCGACTTCCCCATCCTCCACCAG GAATTTGATGGTGCCAAATTAGTTTACTTCGACAATGGTGCAACATCACAGAAACCTTTTAGTGTAATGAAAACATTAGATGAGTACTACCGATCATACAACTCGAATGTTCATCGTGGTATTCATGCTCTCAG CGCAAAAGCTACTGATGCATATGAAGGTGCAAGAAGAAAAGTTGCAAATTTTGTCAATGCAGCTGATAGCAGAGAGATAATTTTCACACGTAATGCTACAGAAGCTATCAATTTGGTAGCCTATTCATGGGGCCTATCTAACATAAAACAAGGAGATGAG ATTCTTCTTACAGTTGCGGAGCATCATAGTTCTATTGTTCCATGGCAAATTGTTTCCCAGAAGACTGGTGCCACTTTAAAGTATGTTGGGTTGACTAAAGAAGAGGTTCCGGACATTGAGCAGTTAAAAGGGCTTCTGTCAAACAAGACAAAGATGGTTGTTGTCCATCATGTCTCAAATGTACTCG GTTCAATGCTTCCTATTGAGGAGATTGTAACATGGTCAAAAAGAGTTGGAGCTAAGGTTCTCGTGGATGCTTGTCAAAGTGTTCCCCATATGCCAGTTGATGTTCAGAAACTTGGCGCTGACTTTCTTGTAGCATCATCACATAAG ATGTGTGGCCCTACAGGCGTTGGATTTATGCACGGCACATTTGAAATGTTGTCATCTATGGAGCCTTTCTTAG GTGGTGGCGAAATGATTGCAGATGTGTTCTATGAGAAATCCACATATGCTGAGCCTCCCTCTAG ATTCGAGGCTGGAACTCCTGCAATTGGAGAAGCTATAGGATTTGGAGCAGCAATTGACTATTTATCATGCATTGGCATGGATCAGATCCATGAATATGAG AAAGAGTTGGCGATGTATCTCTATGAAAGCCTACTTTCTGTTCCAAATGTCCGGATATACGGTCCGGCACCTTCCCAAACAGATCACCGTGCTCCTTTATGCTCTTTCAATGTTGAGAATGTTCATCCTACAGATATTGCTGGAATTCTTGATCTTCAG CATAACGTAGCAATTCGATCGGGGCACCATTGTGCACAGATTTTGCATAGGACCCTTGGTATCGATGCAAGTGCTCGTGCAAGTCTTCACTTTTACAATACAAAAGAGGAAGTGGATATTTTCATCCATGCACTTAAAGATACTATTGACTTACTTACATCTCAACACTAG